GCTATTGCGTTGGGTTGATATTGGGTTGTATATTTAAGGCCGCCCAGCGCTCACGGGTTTTGACAGCGGCCACAAATTTTGGCCCTTTCAAAATTAAGTGTTGACACGGGCTACAAGATTCCGTATCATTGGAATCTGCAACAAAAACGAAGTTCGGCAGCTCGCTGCCACCACCGTTTTCAGGTTGCACCGTTCTTTTTCTTAGTGAACAATTAGACAGAAGATCGCATAGCGAAGCCTTAGAAGTCGATTCCGGAGTTAGGATGTTCGGTTTTACCGGATGTCCGCTCTAAAGATATATGATAGGAAGCAAAGGCAAACAATGCGTTGTTTTTAGTTAGGATGCTTAATTGCATAACAATTTACAACGGAGAGTTTGATCCTGGCTCAGGACGAACGCTGGCGGCGGGCTTAACACATGCAAGTCGCAGGGGATTCAGGGGGCTTGCCCCCTGATGAGACTGGCGCACGGGTGCGTAACACGTAAGCAATCTGCCTACAGGAGGGGGATAACCCGGCGAAAGCCGGGCTAATACCGCATAATGCAGCGGGGCCGCATGGCCACAGTTGTTAAAGCCCTTCGGGGTGCCTGTAGATGAGCTTGCGGTGCATTAGGTAGTTGGTGAGGTAACGGCTCACCAAGCCTGTGATGCATAGGGGTTCTGAGAGGATGGTCCCCCACACTGGAACTGAGACACGGTCCAGACTCCTACGGGAGGCAGCAGTGAGGAATATTGCGCAATGGGCGAAAGCCTGACGCAGCCACGCCGCGTGCCGGAAGAAGGTCCTTTGGATTGTAAACGGCTTTTACCAGGGAAGAACCGGCTGGTTTCGACCGGCCCTGACGGTACCTGGTGAATAAGCACCGGCTAACTCCGTGCCAGCAGCCGCGGTAATACGGAGGGTGCAAGCGTTGTCCGGAATCATTGGGTGTAAAGGGTGCGCAGGCGGGCTTTTAAGTCTGGGGTGAAATCTTGCCGCTTAACGGTAAAATGGCCCTGGATACTGGAAGTCTTGAGTGTGACAGAGGTTGGCGGAATTCGTAGTGTAGCGGTGAAATGCACAGATATTACGAAGAACACCAGTGGCGTAGGCGGCCAACCGGGTCACAACTGACGCTCAGGCACGAGAGCGTGGGTAGCGAACAGGATTAGATACCCTGGTAGTCCACGCCGTAAACGATGTATACTAGGTGTTGGTCCTTTTAGGATCAGTGCTGCAGCTAACGCATTAAGTATACCACCTGGGGAGTACGTCGGCAACGATGAAACTCAAAGGAATTGACGGGGGCCCGCACAAGCGGTGGAGCATGTGGCTTAATTCGATGCAACGCGAAGAACCTTACCTGGGCTAAATTTGTGGTTAGGGATCCGAAAGGTGACCGACCGGCTTGCCGGCGCCACAGAAGGTGCTGCATGGCTGTCGTCAGCTCGTGCCGTGAGGTGTTGGGTTAAGTCCCGCAACGAGCGCAACCCCTATGGTTAGTTACCAGCACGTAAAGGTGGGGACTCTGGCCAGACTGCCTACGCAAGTAGTGAGGAAGGTGGGGACGACGTCAAGTCATCATGGCCCTTACGTCCAGGGCTGCACACGTGCTACAATGGTTGGTACAGAGGGTAGCGACCCCGCGAGGGGCAGCCAATCCTTAAAGCCAATCCCAGTTCGGATTGGAGTCTGCAACCCGACTCCATGAAGTTGGAATCGCTAGTAATCGCGTATCAGCAACGACGCGGTGAATACGTTCCCGGGCCTTGTACACACCGCCCGTCAAGCGATGGAAGTGGGGAGTACCTGACGCCGCCGCGCTAACCCTTCGGGGAGGCTGGTGTCCAGGGTAAGCCTCATAACTGGCGCTAAGTCGTAACAAGGTAGCCGTACCGGAAGGTGCGGCTGGATCACCTCCTTTTTAAGGAGCATGTTTGCCCGGCTTTTGAGGTAGCTGTGCGATCTTCTGAGTAATTGCCTGAACCAACCCCGTGCGGGCCGCAGGCCGGCAAGGGTGACGGGGCTTAAAGCGCAGCGGGCTTGTAGCTCAGGTGGTTAGAGCGCACGCCTGATAAGCGTGAGGTCGGAGGTTCAACTCCTCCCAAGCCCACTACCACCAGCGCCGGCAGGTGCAAAGCAACACCGGCAGGTGCAAAATCCTAAAGGGGCTATAGCTCAGCTGGCTAGAGCGCCTGCCTTGCAAGCAGGAGGTCACCGGTTCGACTCCGGTTAGCTCCACAAAACGGAGGACAGAAGACAGAAGACGGAAGTCAGAGGTCAGAAGCCAATAACTAAAAGCCAACAGCCAAATGCTGATGTTTGCTGTCGGGTGCAATTACCGAGGAAAAGTCTGATTGTTTGATTAACAGATTCCGCGTTGGACGCGAGTCCGGGTTCGATTCCCGGGGCGGAAACACAGCCGGCAGGCTGGCTGCGGTGGTATCTTTCGGGATGCGTGCCGGGTGCAGCTGCAGGCACTGTTCTTTGACGTATTGAGGTTTGAAAGAAAGAAGTAAAGTAAGTAAGTACAAGCACGTTGCGCGTGTATGCGCTGCAGGATCGCCTTGGCGGTTGTGCAGGGAAGTGGACGCGCGACGAAGTGTGTGGGTCAGCCCATTAGGGACTGATCACACCTTGATGACGGATTTGGTGGCCGCGGGCCGGAAGCTGCGATTTTGGTGCGAAGCGCCGGGGTTGTAGCGGGTGAAAGCTGGAGACAGTGGAAGCGGACAGCAAATTCTACAGAAGGAATCAAGGGCACACGGTGGATGCCTAGGCATGGGGAGGCGATGAAGGACGTGTAAAGCTGCGATAAGCCGCGGGGAGCTGCATAAAAGCGCTGATCCGCGGATTTCCGAATGGGACAACCCCCTGGATCCGTCATTTATGACGGAGGCGAACGACCCGAACTGAAACATCTAAGTAGGGTTAGGAGAAGAAAACAACAGTGATTCCCCAAGTAGTGGCGAGCGAACGGGGACCAGCCCAAACCGTTGGGGTTACGGCCCTGACGGGGTAGTAGGACCGCAATATCGTACCGATAAGGTGAATCGAACGGCCTGGAACGGCCGGCCACAGAAGGTGAAAGCCCTGTAGGTGAAGCTGAGTCGGGCGTAGCGGAATCCTGAGTAGCGCGAGGCCGGTGAAACCTTGCGTGAATCTGCCGGCACCATCCGGTAAGGCTAAATACTCCCCCATGACCGATAGTGAACCAGTACCGTGAGGGAAAGGTGAAAAGAACGCCGGGAAGGCGAGTGAAACAGTACCTGAAACCGTGTGCTTACAACCAGTCGGAGCATTGATTTATATTGATGTGACGGCGTGCCTTTTGCATAATGAGCCTACGAGTTGCTGTCATGTGCAAGGCTAACCCGCTCAGCGGGGCAGCCGCAGCGAAAGCGAGTCTGAACAGGGCGCGCAGTATATGGCAGCAGACGCGAAACCAAGTGATCTATCCATGGCCAGGATGAAGCGAGGGTAAGACCTCGTGGAGGTCCGAACCGTTTAGCGTTGAAAAGCTATCGGATGAGCTGTGGATAGGGGTGAAAGGCTAATCAAACTTGGAGATAGCTCGTACTCCCCGAAATATATTTAGGTATAGCGTCTGACCAAGCCCGCCGGAGGTAGAGCACTGATTAGGCTAGGGCCCTTCACCGGGTACCAAACCTTGACAAACTCCGAATGCCGGTGTGGTGGTGGCAGGCAGTCAGCGGCAGGGTGATAACGTCCTGCTGCGAGAGGGAAACAACCCAGAGCACCAGCTAAGGCCCCCAAATGCGGGCTAAGTTGATCAAAGGAGGTTGGGTTGCACAGACAACTAGGAGGTTGGCTTAGAAGCAGCCATTCCTTTAAAGAGTGCGTAATAGCTCACTAGTCGAGCGACCCGGCGTCGAAAATGATCGGGCATCAAGCCCGCTGCCGAAGCTGTGCGATTGTTTAGTTTAACTAAATGATCGGTAGGGGAGCATACTATAGGCGCTGAAGGCAGACCGGCGAGGTCTGCTGGAGCGTATAGTAGCGAAACTGTAGGCATGAGTAACGATAAGAGGGGTGAAAATCCCCTCCACCGTAAACCTAAGGGTTCCTGATCAACGCTCATCGGATCAGGGTTAGTCGGCCCCTAAGGCCAACCCCGTGATAGCGGGGGCAGCCGATGGGAAACGGGTTAAATATTCCCGTACCGGCCTGCTACGCTAAGCTAAGGCGTGACGCAGAAGTGAAACCTGCGCGTCGTGACGGAATACGACGTTGAAGGAGTTAGGCCGCAGGGCAGGCAAATCCGCCCTGCATTAAGGCTGAACTTCGACAGTACCCGGAGGCTTCGGCCAAAGGGATAGTCAGGGTAATCCAGCTGCCAAGAAAAGCGTCGTAGTTAGTAGCAGCCGACCGTACCGTAAACCGACACAGGTAGGTGAGGAGAGTATCCTCAGGTGCTCGAGTGATTCATGGCTAAGGAACTCGGCAAATTCGATCCGTAACTTCGGGAGAAGGATCCCCGCTAGCGATAGCGGGCGCAGTGAAAAGGTCCAGGCGACTGTTTAGCAAAAACACATGTCTCTGCCAACTGGCAACAGGAAGTATAGGGACTGACACCTGCCCGGTGCCGGAAGGTTAAGGAAGGGGGTTAGCTTCGGCGAAGCTCTTGACTGAAGCCCCGGTAAACGGCGGCCGTAACTATAACGGTCCTAAGGTAGCGAAATTCCTTGTCGGGTAAGTTCCGACCTGCACGAATGGTGTAACGATCTGGACACTGTCTCGGCCATGAGCTCGGTGAAATTGTGGTGCCGGTGATGACGCCGGCTACCCGCAGTGGGACGAAAAGACCCCGTGAACCTTTACTATAGCTTTACATTGAATTCGGTTGCTGCATGTGTAGCATAGGTGGGAGACAGTGAATCGGCCACGCCAGTGGTCGTGGAGTCACCGGTGAAATACCACCCTTGTTGCTGCTGGGTTCTAACCCCCTTATGGGGAGACAGTGTATGGTGGGTAGTTTGACTGGGGCGGTCGCCTCCCAAAATGTAACGGAGGCTCACAAAGGTTACCTCAGCACGGTCGGCAATCGTGCAGTGTGTGTAAAGGCATAAGGTAGCTTGACTGCAAGGCATACAGGCCGAGCAGGGACGAAAGTCGGTCTTAGTGATCCGGCGGTTCCGAATGGAAGGGCCGTCGCTCAAAGGATAAAAGGTACTCCGGGGATAACAGGCTGATCTCCCCCAAGAGTTCATATCGACGGGGAGGTTTGGCACCTCGATGTCGGCTCATCGCATCCTGGGGCTGGAGAAGGTCCCAAGGGTATGGCTGTTCGCCATTTAAAGCGGTACGCGAGCTGGGTTCAGAACGTCGTGAGACAGTTCGGTCTCTATCTACTGCGGGCGTTGGAATATTGCGGAGAGCTGCCTCTAGTACGAGAGGACCGGGGTGGACGAACCGCTAGTGTACCTGTTGTGGCGCCAGCTGCATCGCAGGGTAGCTATGTTCGGACGGGATAAGCCGCTGAAAGCATCTAAGCGCGAAGCCCACTCCAAGATAAATATTCCCCCAAGAGCCCTGGCAGATGACCAGGTAGATAGGCGGCAGGTGTACGCACGGTAACGTGTTCAGCCAAGCCGTACTAATCGCTCTTAAGACTTCTGTACAATTTGATGACACGGCACGAGCAGCATGCGCAAGCCGCAGCGCTGCACAAACCACGCATCACACCACATACCCCTCCAACACATAACCCATCCACCCGCTGCCACCAAATCCGATCATCAGGTCACACACTTACACACTTACACGCTGACACTTATACTTACACGCTACGCCAATAGCAAAAAGCCAACCGCTAAAAGCCAACAGCCAACAGCAAATGCCAGCTCCCTTCTTTCCAACAAACCCATACACCCACGTCACACACCCCTTCGATGAGGTGGCTGCAGCGGGGAGGCCACACCCGTTCCCATCCCGAACACGGCCGTTAAGCTCCCCAGCGCCAATGGTACTGCCAACGCGGAAGAGTAGGTCGCTGCCTCATCACTTTTTCTTTACCCCAACACATTACACTAAAAGCTCTGTTAATTCACATAACAGAGCTTTTTTTGTGGAAAATACTTTCCAAAAAAACATAACACCCTGGCATACTCATTCTGTTTGTGTGTTAACAGTGTTCATGACAATGACTTGCACTCCATGTAAAAAAAGTTAAGCGGAGCTTTGATTTTTGCTATGCTTAATTATCTTTGGTGTTTACTTCAAACAAACAAATTGTAGTGTGAATCAGCAAGAAACAAATATCGATACCTATGCAATAGAAGCTTTTTCCGCTTTTATTGAAAGATTTCAAAAAACCCTTTCCACGGTTTTTGGAGAGAAAAAAAATATTCAGGATACCAGCATTAACCGGGGCGTACCCGGTATGGTTATGCGCGACATCCTTGATTGTAAGCCCCTTTCCGTTTTTATCCCGCAGGAATATGAAGGACGCGGTACCGATACGGCAGAGTGTCTGAAGGTTCTTGAAGCGGCTTCATATCATAGTCTGCCGCTCAGCCTTATGATCGGTATTAACGGAGCTCTTTTTCTGCAGCCTCTTTCTTTATACGGGCAGGACTCTTTGAAAAAGCGCGTGTATCACGATTTCATCCATAACCGGAAAATGGGCGGACTCATGATTACGGAGCCCAAATACGGTTCGGATGCGCTTCATATGCAGACCAAGTTTAAGGAAGAAGCAAGCCGCTATCATATTGAAGGAACCAAGCACTGGGCTGGACTTACCGGCTGGGCTGATTACTGGCTATTGACGGCACGCAGAGAAGACGCGAAAGGAAATCTCAGCCGCGATATTGAGTTTTTTGTCCATAGCAAAGAAGATGGTGGTATCGAAGTCACGGAGGTTTTTAATAATCTCGGACTTTATATGCTGCCTTACGGCCGGAATAAAATCAAAACTTCCCTTAGCTCTGAATCAAAGCTTGAGCCCAGGACTACGGGTGTGAAAATGATGCTTGATATTCTCCATCGCTCGCGCTTGCAATTCCCGGGTATGGCCATGGGCTTCATCAAGCGTAATATGGACGAGGCTATTCGTCATTGTTCGGAAAGGCTTGTTGGGAATAAACCGCTGTTCAGCTACGATCAGGTTCAGGAGCGCATTTCCAGGCTGCAGTCGTTTTTTACTACGTGCTCTGCCATGTGTGCCTATACTGCTGAAAACGCTAAAATGAACATGGATCTCGCGCGCTCAGACCTGCAGGCCAATACGATTAAAACACTGGTTACCGACTACATGCAGGAATCTGCACAGTCACTTCTGCAGCTTGTAGGGGCTATTGGGTATCGTCAGGAACACGTAGCCGGTAAAGGAACCATAGACAGCCGTCCCTTCCAGATTTTTGAAGGCTCCAATGACATCCTGTACCAGCAAATCACGGAGTCGGTTGTGAAATCCATGCGTAAGATGAAGGAGAAAAATCTGTTGAGTTTCCTGAAGCAACATGATCTTTCCCTGAAATCTTCAGAGCGCCTTACTAAAGTGCTTGATTTCGAAGTGGACTACACCAATCTCAGTCAGCGCAAGCTGGTTGATTTGGGCCGTGCACTCGCCCGCGTGTTTTCGATGAACTTCGTTATTTCGCTCGGTGAAAAAGGTTACAGAAGTGATCTTATTCAAAACAGTATCGATCACCTTACACAGGAAGTGAATCAGTTTATCACAGCGTATCAGTATAAAAAAGATATTGCCGTAGTTGCTGAATATCACGATGACAGCAACTGGGCTTCCTATCTTTAACTAATCTGACCCCTCTAAAAACAGCTTGAACAAAAAAGCCATTTTGACTCAGCTTAAACTGAGCAAAATGGCTTTTTAATTTGTCCCGCATTATTCACGATTAAAGAGGGTTTATTTGCTAAGTTTTCATTTAAATTTGGCTTAGCAAAAAACACCAGTAGCCCAAATTTGGGTGTGGTATAAAGACGTCGAAATTTCCCCGCTGGCTGCGTTGAAGCTGAAAACTCATGCTCAGGGTACTTAGGTACCCTTCCGCTGATTTTTCAGCTTCGCCTTGCCAGCAAGAAAATTTCTTGGTGAATAATGCGGGTTATATCCGCTCTGATTCGGCTACAGGCGTATAACTTCTGTCTCCATCGGGCAGCTTCGTTTCATCATCAGGTTTACGGGGCATTTTTCCGCGATAATGGAAGCCCGGTTCAAAAGCTTGTCTTCCATGTCTGATTTGATGTAAATCTTCTTGTAGAGCTTGCGCACCTTGCCATTATTGGCCATGGCAATCAGTTCGTCAGAAGCACTGTTCTTGTCAATGCTCAGGAGCTCATGCGTAATGTGAACTTCAATCTTTTCCCAGTTCAGCTTTTTATGTGCGAAATATATTTTCAGCGTCATAGCTGTACAGGCGCCAAGGGCGGAGAGCGCTATCGAAAGCGGGTCAGCGGCTTTGTCGGTGCCGCCCATGTCTTCGGGTTCATCGGCAATCAGCTGATGATTTCCCGCTTTGATGTCGGTGAAGAATCCGTTTTTTGATTCTAAAACAGAAATAATAGGATGTTGTGCCATTTATGGAATATTTCAGAACTTCAGCATTCCGGAAATAAAGTTGCAGAATTGAGCTGAAGTAGTAAATTAATAGTTTGTGTATTTGAATATTAGTCTTCAAAAATAAGCAAAAAATGACAGATAAAAAAAAGACCGTAGTCGTGCTCACAGGTGCCGGGGTGAGTGCAGAAAGCGGTATTCAGACCTTCCGCGATTCTGACGGCCTATGGGAAGGCTACAGCGTTGATGAAGTAGCTACCATCGAAGCCTGGCAATGGAATAAGGAAAAAATGCTGGAATTTTATAATCAGCGCAGGGCACAGGCCGCTTCCGTTCAGCCCAACGCCGCACACGAAGCCCTAAAAAAACTTGAAGATCACTTCAGGGTACACATTGTCACCCAGAACGTTGACTCCCTGCATGAACGCGCAGGTTCATCGCACGTCCTTCATCTGCACGGAAAACTCTCTGAAGTGAAAAGTTCGCTGGATGACAGCCTGATCTACGAAATAGGCGACAAGCCCGTAGCCCTTGGCGACAAATGTGAAAAAGGCTCTCAGCTTCGGCCTAATGTCGTTTGGTTTGGCGA
This genomic stretch from Cyclonatronum proteinivorum harbors:
- a CDS encoding acyl-CoA dehydrogenase family protein; its protein translation is MNQQETNIDTYAIEAFSAFIERFQKTLSTVFGEKKNIQDTSINRGVPGMVMRDILDCKPLSVFIPQEYEGRGTDTAECLKVLEAASYHSLPLSLMIGINGALFLQPLSLYGQDSLKKRVYHDFIHNRKMGGLMITEPKYGSDALHMQTKFKEEASRYHIEGTKHWAGLTGWADYWLLTARREDAKGNLSRDIEFFVHSKEDGGIEVTEVFNNLGLYMLPYGRNKIKTSLSSESKLEPRTTGVKMMLDILHRSRLQFPGMAMGFIKRNMDEAIRHCSERLVGNKPLFSYDQVQERISRLQSFFTTCSAMCAYTAENAKMNMDLARSDLQANTIKTLVTDYMQESAQSLLQLVGAIGYRQEHVAGKGTIDSRPFQIFEGSNDILYQQITESVVKSMRKMKEKNLLSFLKQHDLSLKSSERLTKVLDFEVDYTNLSQRKLVDLGRALARVFSMNFVISLGEKGYRSDLIQNSIDHLTQEVNQFITAYQYKKDIAVVAEYHDDSNWASYL
- a CDS encoding OsmC family protein, translated to MAQHPIISVLESKNGFFTDIKAGNHQLIADEPEDMGGTDKAADPLSIALSALGACTAMTLKIYFAHKKLNWEKIEVHITHELLSIDKNSASDELIAMANNGKVRKLYKKIYIKSDMEDKLLNRASIIAEKCPVNLMMKRSCPMETEVIRL
- a CDS encoding SIR2 family NAD-dependent protein deacylase; translation: MTDKKKTVVVLTGAGVSAESGIQTFRDSDGLWEGYSVDEVATIEAWQWNKEKMLEFYNQRRAQAASVQPNAAHEALKKLEDHFRVHIVTQNVDSLHERAGSSHVLHLHGKLSEVKSSLDDSLIYEIGDKPVALGDKCEKGSQLRPNVVWFGEQVPEIPNAQLIMAQADICLIIGTSLVVYPAAALVYDVPLQAPIFVVDPHKPAEFRFDRDITYIQKRASEGVPELVTHLINNYG